One region of Catenuloplanes indicus genomic DNA includes:
- a CDS encoding SDR family oxidoreductase — protein MTYLVVGAGGHLGGEVARRALAYGHRVIGTYHSAPGEIPGVGWRPLDVRNRVAVRELCAAVRPSVVINTAARYTDWATTADGAASVALAAADVGARLVHLSTDALHAGRPAPYGDDEVPSPITPYGASKAAAETAVRALHPGAALVRTSLIIGDEHSAQVRLCIDMITGRASGVLFTDEFRCPVGVEDLAEAVLELATSDYAGVLNVAGPDTVTRAGLGELVARRYGLDPLRVPAGSLNGMHRPARVVLDSSRAGKLLTTRIRGVRELLDHRPE, from the coding sequence GTGACGTACCTCGTTGTCGGTGCCGGGGGACACCTCGGCGGCGAGGTCGCGCGCCGGGCCCTGGCGTACGGGCACCGGGTGATCGGGACGTACCACTCGGCGCCGGGGGAGATCCCCGGCGTCGGGTGGCGCCCGCTGGACGTCCGTAACCGGGTGGCGGTCCGGGAGTTGTGCGCCGCGGTCCGCCCGTCCGTAGTGATCAACACCGCGGCCCGGTACACCGACTGGGCGACCACCGCGGACGGCGCCGCCTCGGTCGCGCTGGCCGCCGCGGACGTCGGTGCCCGGCTGGTGCACCTGTCCACGGACGCGCTGCACGCCGGGCGCCCGGCGCCGTACGGTGACGACGAGGTGCCGTCCCCGATCACGCCGTACGGCGCGTCGAAGGCCGCGGCCGAGACCGCGGTGCGCGCGCTGCATCCCGGCGCCGCGCTGGTCCGCACCTCGCTGATCATCGGCGACGAGCACAGCGCGCAGGTCCGGCTCTGCATCGACATGATCACCGGGCGGGCGTCCGGAGTGCTGTTCACGGACGAGTTCCGCTGCCCGGTCGGCGTCGAGGACCTGGCCGAGGCCGTGCTGGAGCTGGCCACCTCGGACTATGCCGGCGTGCTCAACGTGGCCGGGCCGGACACCGTGACCCGGGCCGGGCTGGGCGAGCTGGTGGCCCGGCGCTACGGTCTGGACCCGCTGCGGGTGCCGGCCGGCTCGCTGAACGGCATGCATCGCCCCGCGCGCGTCGTCCTCGACTCGTCGCGGGCCGGGAAACTCCTGACCACGCGCATCCGGGGTGTACGCGAGCTGCTCGATCACCGTCCGGAGTGA
- a CDS encoding sulfatase-like hydrolase/transferase, translating to MTVIRRAVAAGLLAGLTMLTAAPAVTAAPAAPRRPNVLLVVLDDAGLGQIDVMRHTQAWLGRTGRDYTHAVATTPSCCPSRSSILSGRYVHNTGVIQQDKIGVYDHDRTLQHDLKRAGYATAAAGKLFNGWELAKRPPYVDHWALQHGGYVKAHFNVDGTDVYPPYSTTFTGRQVTGYIDRFERDDDRPWFIYAGFVAPHSPYTPEPKYADVQLSWRANPATREKDRSDKPAYVRKYRVSGAEGARTAIAQMRTLLSVDDQMEAIRRRLAATGELDDTLVVFLSDNGKSLGEHGLPTKFVPYQGSVRVPLLLWWPGRVPAGRDSRVAPLIDVTPTVLDLAGLSPSYRVDGRSLLAAPRRTGVLLEYWHDKANGNVPSWASTYAPGAYQYIETYDGPRVDREYYDLRRDPWQLTNLLADGRTAGDPDVPALSAALARARTCAGAADCP from the coding sequence ATGACAGTAATTCGTCGCGCGGTGGCGGCCGGTCTGCTCGCCGGGCTCACGATGCTCACCGCGGCGCCCGCCGTGACGGCCGCCCCGGCCGCGCCCCGGCGGCCGAACGTCCTGCTGGTCGTGCTGGACGACGCCGGCCTCGGGCAGATCGACGTCATGCGGCACACGCAGGCCTGGCTCGGCCGGACCGGCCGGGACTACACGCACGCGGTCGCGACCACGCCGTCCTGCTGCCCGAGCCGGTCGTCGATCCTCAGCGGTCGGTACGTGCACAACACCGGCGTCATCCAGCAGGACAAGATCGGCGTCTACGACCACGACCGGACGCTCCAGCACGACCTGAAGCGGGCCGGCTACGCCACCGCGGCGGCCGGCAAGCTGTTCAACGGGTGGGAGCTGGCGAAGCGGCCGCCGTACGTCGACCACTGGGCGCTGCAGCACGGCGGATACGTGAAGGCGCACTTCAACGTGGATGGCACCGACGTGTACCCGCCGTATTCCACCACGTTCACCGGCCGGCAGGTGACCGGCTACATCGACCGGTTCGAGCGGGACGACGACCGGCCGTGGTTCATCTACGCCGGGTTCGTCGCGCCGCACTCGCCGTACACGCCCGAGCCGAAGTACGCGGACGTGCAGCTGAGCTGGCGTGCCAATCCGGCCACGCGGGAGAAGGACCGCTCCGACAAGCCCGCGTACGTCCGTAAGTACCGGGTCAGCGGCGCGGAGGGCGCGCGGACCGCGATCGCGCAGATGCGCACGCTGCTCTCCGTCGACGACCAGATGGAGGCGATCCGCCGCCGCCTCGCCGCGACCGGCGAACTCGACGACACGCTCGTCGTGTTCCTCTCCGACAACGGCAAGTCCCTCGGTGAGCACGGCCTGCCGACGAAGTTCGTCCCGTACCAGGGCTCCGTCCGCGTACCGCTGCTGCTCTGGTGGCCCGGCCGGGTGCCCGCCGGACGCGATTCCCGGGTCGCGCCGCTGATCGACGTCACACCCACGGTGCTGGACCTGGCCGGGCTCTCGCCCAGCTACCGGGTCGACGGCCGCAGCCTGCTCGCCGCACCGCGCCGGACCGGTGTGCTCCTCGAGTACTGGCACGACAAGGCCAACGGCAACGTTCCGAGCTGGGCCTCCACCTACGCGCCGGGCGCGTACCAGTACATCGAGACCTACGACGGGCCGCGCGTCGACCGGGAGTACTACGACCTGCGCCGCGACCCCTGGCAGCTGACCAACCTGCTCGCCGACGGGCGGACCGCCGGCGACCCGGACGTACCGGCGCTCTCCGCCGCGCTCGCCCGCGCCCGGACCTGCGCGGGAGCCGCCGACTGTCCGTGA
- a CDS encoding DUF948 domain-containing protein — translation MDGGEIAALIGAGAFAMLVLFLAVPILRLRHTIDAATRAINDLNDRTEPMLRNVNLTIEGVNTTLDQVHTSLDGVNVQLAKVDTITGHVQNVSANVANLTTVVSAAAANPLVKVAAFGYGVRKAAAARRGAEEEREVKDILKARRRAGRR, via the coding sequence GTGGACGGTGGAGAGATCGCTGCCCTGATCGGGGCCGGGGCGTTCGCGATGCTCGTTCTGTTTCTGGCGGTGCCGATCCTGCGGCTCCGGCACACGATCGACGCGGCGACCCGGGCGATCAACGACCTGAACGACCGCACGGAGCCCATGCTGCGCAACGTGAACCTCACGATCGAGGGCGTGAACACCACGCTCGATCAGGTGCACACGTCGCTGGACGGGGTGAACGTCCAGCTGGCGAAGGTGGACACGATCACCGGGCACGTGCAGAACGTGAGCGCCAACGTGGCGAACCTGACCACCGTGGTCTCGGCCGCGGCCGCGAACCCGCTGGTGAAGGTCGCGGCGTTCGGGTACGGCGTGCGCAAGGCCGCCGCCGCGCGCCGCGGTGCGGAGGAGGAGCGCGAGGTCAAGGACATCCTCAAGGCACGCCGACGGGCCGGTCGTCGCTAA
- the alaS gene encoding alanine--tRNA ligase — MKTAEIKRRYLAHFEANGHAVVPSAPLPAIDDPNLLFVNAGMVQFVPYFLGQRQQPWPRAVSVQKCIRTPDIDEVGKTSRHGTFFQMNGNFSFGDYFKAGAIPLAWDLVTKPVAEGGFGLDPERIWATVYLDDDEAIEIWKKTGMPAERIVRRGKKDNFWSMGIPGPAGPCSELYYDRGPAYGPDGGPEVDEDRYLEFWNLVFMQYEITNVRSKEEFDIVGELPAKNIDTGMGLERMAALLQGVDNMYEIDEIRPVLAKAAELTGRTYGAKSGHAASESHPDDVRLRVIADHVRTSLMLIGDGVTPSNEGRGYVLRRIMRRAIRSIRLLGWQDKALPELMPVARDCMAPSYPEVAAEFDRISSYAYAEEDAFLATLRAGTTILDTAIADTKKSGGAKLSGDKAFQLHDTYGFPIDLTLEIAAEQGLTVDDEGFRRLMTEQRTRAKEDARTRKTGHTDVSAYRGVLEDGGAVEFTGYAETSRESRVRALLNKGERLQSAGEGDTIELVLDTTPFYAEGGGQQPDTGLITVGGGQVEVYDVQQPVPGLIVHKARVVRGEVRPGESGFAEIDTNRRRAISRSHTATHLVHQTIRNFLGEAATQAGSLNAPGRLRFDFNTPQAVPPAVLHDVEQQVNEVLLADHEVHAFVTSQEEARRLGAMALFGEKYGDEVRVVEVGDYARELCGGTHVARSGQLGLVKILSESSIGSGVRRVEALVGIDAFGFLAKEHLLVSRLADLFRIPADQVGDRVEQTVTALRDAEKELEKLRAQAVLGGAGAIADAARDLNGIAYVGAEAPEGAAGNDVRTLAIEIRGKIDQKRPAVVAVAAKSNGKASLIVATNAAARDRGLSASDLVKGALGGRGGGNAELAQGGGVPASETVKLLGAIERSISEAG, encoded by the coding sequence ATGAAGACCGCGGAGATCAAGCGACGATACCTGGCGCACTTCGAGGCCAACGGCCACGCCGTGGTGCCGTCCGCTCCGCTGCCGGCCATTGACGACCCGAACCTGCTGTTCGTCAACGCCGGCATGGTGCAGTTCGTGCCGTACTTCCTGGGTCAGCGCCAGCAGCCGTGGCCGCGTGCGGTCTCGGTGCAGAAGTGCATCCGTACGCCGGACATCGACGAGGTCGGCAAGACCTCGCGGCACGGCACGTTCTTCCAGATGAACGGCAACTTCTCGTTCGGCGACTACTTCAAGGCGGGCGCGATCCCGCTGGCCTGGGATCTCGTCACCAAGCCGGTCGCCGAGGGCGGTTTCGGGCTGGACCCGGAGCGGATCTGGGCGACGGTCTACCTCGACGACGACGAGGCCATCGAGATCTGGAAGAAGACCGGCATGCCGGCGGAGCGGATCGTGCGCCGCGGCAAGAAGGACAACTTCTGGTCGATGGGCATCCCCGGCCCGGCCGGCCCGTGCTCCGAGCTCTACTACGACCGCGGCCCGGCGTACGGCCCGGACGGCGGGCCCGAGGTGGACGAGGACCGCTACCTGGAGTTCTGGAATCTCGTCTTCATGCAGTACGAGATCACGAACGTCCGTAGCAAGGAGGAGTTCGACATCGTCGGCGAGCTGCCGGCGAAGAACATCGACACCGGCATGGGCCTGGAGCGGATGGCCGCGCTGCTGCAGGGCGTCGACAACATGTACGAGATCGACGAGATCCGCCCGGTGCTGGCCAAGGCCGCCGAGCTGACCGGCCGGACGTACGGTGCGAAGTCCGGCCACGCCGCGTCCGAGTCGCACCCGGACGACGTGCGCCTGCGGGTCATCGCGGACCACGTGCGCACCTCGCTGATGCTGATCGGTGACGGCGTCACGCCGTCGAACGAGGGCCGCGGCTACGTGCTGCGCCGCATCATGCGCCGCGCGATCCGCTCGATCCGGCTGCTCGGCTGGCAGGACAAGGCGCTGCCCGAGCTAATGCCGGTGGCGCGGGACTGCATGGCCCCGTCCTACCCGGAGGTCGCGGCGGAGTTCGACCGGATCTCGTCGTACGCGTACGCGGAGGAGGACGCGTTCCTCGCCACGCTGCGGGCCGGCACCACGATCCTGGACACCGCGATCGCGGACACGAAGAAGTCCGGCGGCGCGAAGCTCTCCGGTGACAAGGCGTTCCAGCTGCACGACACGTACGGCTTCCCGATCGACCTGACCCTGGAGATCGCGGCCGAGCAGGGCCTGACCGTCGACGACGAGGGCTTCCGGCGGCTGATGACCGAGCAGCGTACCCGCGCCAAGGAGGACGCGCGGACGCGCAAGACCGGCCACACGGACGTCTCCGCGTACCGGGGCGTGCTGGAGGACGGCGGCGCGGTCGAGTTCACCGGCTACGCCGAGACGTCGCGCGAGTCCCGCGTGCGCGCGCTGCTGAACAAGGGCGAGCGGCTGCAGTCGGCCGGTGAGGGCGACACGATCGAGCTGGTGCTGGACACCACGCCGTTCTACGCCGAGGGTGGCGGCCAGCAGCCGGACACCGGCCTGATCACGGTCGGCGGCGGCCAGGTCGAGGTGTACGACGTCCAGCAGCCGGTGCCGGGCCTGATCGTGCACAAGGCACGCGTGGTGCGCGGCGAGGTGCGGCCCGGTGAGTCGGGCTTCGCCGAGATCGACACGAACCGGCGCCGGGCGATCTCCCGCTCGCACACCGCGACGCACCTGGTGCACCAGACGATCCGCAACTTCCTCGGCGAGGCCGCGACCCAGGCGGGTTCGCTGAACGCGCCGGGCCGGCTCCGGTTCGACTTCAACACGCCGCAGGCGGTCCCGCCGGCCGTGCTGCACGACGTGGAGCAGCAGGTCAACGAGGTGCTACTGGCCGACCACGAGGTGCACGCGTTCGTCACCTCGCAGGAGGAGGCGCGGCGCCTCGGCGCGATGGCGCTGTTCGGCGAGAAGTACGGCGACGAGGTGCGGGTCGTCGAGGTCGGCGACTACGCGCGGGAGCTGTGCGGTGGCACCCACGTGGCCCGCTCCGGCCAGCTCGGCCTGGTGAAGATTCTCTCCGAGTCGTCGATCGGTTCCGGTGTCCGCCGCGTCGAGGCGCTGGTCGGCATCGACGCATTCGGCTTCCTGGCCAAGGAGCACCTGCTGGTGTCCCGCCTGGCGGATCTTTTCCGGATCCCGGCGGACCAGGTGGGGGACCGGGTCGAGCAGACCGTCACGGCGCTGCGGGACGCGGAGAAGGAGCTGGAGAAGCTGCGCGCCCAGGCGGTGCTCGGCGGCGCCGGCGCGATCGCGGATGCGGCCCGGGACCTCAACGGCATCGCCTACGTCGGGGCGGAGGCGCCGGAGGGCGCGGCCGGCAACGACGTGCGCACGCTGGCCATCGAGATTCGCGGGAAGATCGACCAGAAGCGCCCGGCGGTGGTCGCGGTAGCCGCGAAGTCGAACGGCAAGGCGTCACTCATCGTAGCGACGAACGCGGCAGCCCGCGATCGAGGGCTCTCCGCGTCGGACCTCGTGAAGGGCGCGCTCGGCGGCCGCGGTGGCGGCAATGCCGAGCTGGCACAGGGCGGCGGTGTCCCCGCATCGGAGACCGTTAAGCTTCTGGGCGCGATCGAGAGGTCAATTTCCGAGGCCGGCTGA
- the ruvX gene encoding Holliday junction resolvase RuvX yields MSEGFTRGVRLGVDVGAVRVGVAVCDPDGILASPVATVPRDQNATDDAVPGDMAEVSRLAVEHDAVAVVVGLPVALNGREGPAATLVRAYAERLGRVITPVPVVLADERMSTVVATRRLSERGVRGRRQRAVVDQAAAVEILQGWLDAQRRRN; encoded by the coding sequence GTGAGCGAAGGCTTCACTCGCGGAGTTCGCCTGGGCGTGGACGTGGGAGCGGTGCGCGTCGGGGTCGCGGTGTGCGACCCCGACGGCATCCTCGCCAGCCCGGTGGCGACCGTACCCCGTGACCAGAATGCGACCGATGATGCGGTTCCGGGCGATATGGCGGAAGTTTCGCGTCTCGCCGTGGAGCACGACGCGGTCGCGGTCGTCGTCGGTCTTCCCGTCGCGCTCAACGGGCGCGAGGGACCAGCGGCGACACTGGTCCGCGCGTACGCCGAACGACTGGGACGGGTGATCACCCCCGTTCCCGTCGTTTTGGCGGACGAGCGTATGTCGACGGTGGTGGCTACCCGTAGGCTGTCCGAGCGAGGCGTTCGGGGGCGGCGTCAGCGCGCGGTCGTCGATCAGGCGGCCGCCGTGGAGATCCTGCAAGGCTGGCTGGACGCGCAGCGGAGGCGCAACTGA
- the mltG gene encoding endolytic transglycosylase MltG: MLDDLEAAFDEQQAPQKGRPLHRRKKKRGGGGKSAIALIMVVLIFGGLAGAGYYGFDRVRNYLTTPDYDGPGTGEVTIEVKNGDTATAIGNTLYNVDVVKSAKSFIEAADANPDSKNIQVGFYKLKKQMKASDAVLALLDLNNRVSTKVTIPEGTTSFEVFQLLSDASDIPVEEFKEAAKDPEALGVPDFWFTRGDEKPVTKSIEGFLFPETYNFDPGLTAKEMLAVMVQHFLDATTELDFVKKAEARDITPYDALMVASLSEAESGVAADLPKVARVVYNTLFKPSADIGGRPRLRLDVTINYGHQLAGRDAKESKNITQAELEDASNPWNSHLNDGLPPTAINNPGKAALEGAMTPAEGNWYFFVAIDKQGNSAFAETYAEQQVNEQKAREAGVL, encoded by the coding sequence ATGCTGGACGACTTGGAAGCTGCGTTCGACGAGCAGCAGGCCCCCCAGAAGGGGCGGCCGCTGCACCGGCGCAAGAAGAAGCGCGGCGGTGGCGGGAAATCGGCCATCGCCCTGATCATGGTGGTGCTGATCTTCGGCGGTCTCGCCGGCGCCGGCTACTACGGGTTCGACCGGGTGCGGAACTACCTCACCACGCCGGACTACGACGGTCCGGGCACGGGCGAGGTCACGATCGAGGTGAAGAACGGCGACACCGCCACGGCGATCGGCAACACGCTCTACAACGTCGATGTGGTGAAGTCCGCCAAGTCCTTCATCGAGGCGGCCGACGCGAACCCGGACAGCAAGAACATTCAGGTCGGATTCTACAAGCTCAAGAAGCAGATGAAGGCGTCCGACGCGGTGCTGGCGCTGCTCGACCTGAACAACCGGGTGTCCACCAAGGTGACCATCCCGGAGGGCACCACGTCCTTCGAGGTGTTCCAGCTGCTCTCCGACGCCTCCGACATCCCGGTCGAGGAGTTCAAGGAGGCGGCGAAGGACCCGGAGGCGCTGGGCGTACCGGACTTCTGGTTCACCCGCGGCGACGAGAAGCCGGTCACCAAGTCGATCGAGGGTTTCCTGTTCCCGGAGACCTACAACTTCGACCCCGGGCTGACCGCGAAGGAGATGCTCGCGGTGATGGTCCAGCACTTCCTGGACGCCACCACCGAGCTCGACTTCGTGAAGAAGGCGGAGGCGCGGGACATCACGCCGTACGACGCGCTGATGGTCGCCTCGCTCTCCGAGGCCGAGTCCGGCGTCGCCGCTGACCTGCCCAAGGTCGCCCGGGTCGTCTACAACACGCTCTTCAAGCCCAGCGCGGACATCGGCGGCCGGCCGCGCCTGCGCCTGGACGTGACCATCAACTACGGTCACCAGCTCGCGGGCCGGGACGCCAAGGAGTCGAAGAACATCACCCAGGCCGAGCTGGAGGACGCCTCCAACCCCTGGAACTCGCACCTCAACGACGGCCTGCCGCCGACCGCGATCAACAACCCGGGCAAGGCCGCGCTGGAAGGCGCGATGACCCCGGCCGAAGGCAACTGGTACTTCTTCGTCGCGATCGACAAGCAGGGCAACTCGGCGTTCGCGGAGACCTACGCCGAGCAGCAGGTGAACGAGCAGAAGGCCCGGGAGGCCGGGGTTCTGTGA
- a CDS encoding shikimate dehydrogenase, which yields MTSQHRAAVLGKPIAHSLSPVLHNAGYAAAGLTGWAYTAIECAESELPGLVDGLGAQWRGLSVTMPLKEVALTVAAAASPAATALGVANTLVRRADGSWFADNTDVIGMVTVLRAAGITDGAAIALLGGGGTARAALGAAARLGNAPVTVFVRRPEAGAELAPVAATLGVPFRVAPWAEAADLRGFDVVVSTVPKGAADHLAAGPHWAASTVYFDVVYHPWPTPLAAWAAAGGSPVVTGLDLLHAQALGQFTQFTGVDAPADAMREALDKAVAEG from the coding sequence GTGACGTCCCAGCACCGGGCGGCCGTGCTCGGCAAGCCGATCGCACATTCGCTCTCACCCGTGCTGCACAACGCCGGTTACGCGGCCGCGGGCCTCACCGGGTGGGCGTACACCGCGATCGAGTGTGCCGAGTCCGAACTGCCCGGTCTGGTGGACGGCCTCGGCGCGCAGTGGCGCGGCCTGTCCGTGACCATGCCGCTCAAGGAGGTCGCACTCACCGTCGCCGCGGCGGCCTCGCCGGCCGCCACGGCGCTCGGCGTGGCGAACACGCTGGTCCGGCGCGCGGACGGGTCCTGGTTCGCGGACAACACCGACGTGATCGGCATGGTCACCGTGCTGCGCGCCGCCGGGATCACCGACGGCGCGGCGATCGCGCTGCTGGGCGGGGGCGGCACGGCACGCGCGGCGCTCGGTGCCGCGGCCCGGCTCGGCAACGCGCCGGTCACGGTGTTCGTCCGCCGGCCGGAGGCCGGTGCGGAACTGGCGCCGGTCGCGGCCACGCTCGGCGTGCCGTTCCGGGTCGCGCCGTGGGCCGAGGCCGCGGACCTGCGCGGGTTCGACGTGGTCGTCTCCACGGTGCCGAAGGGCGCCGCGGACCACCTGGCGGCCGGGCCGCACTGGGCGGCGTCGACCGTCTACTTCGACGTGGTCTATCACCCGTGGCCGACACCGCTGGCGGCCTGGGCCGCGGCGGGCGGGTCGCCGGTGGTCACCGGGCTGGATCTGCTGCATGCGCAGGCACTCGGCCAGTTCACCCAGTTCACCGGTGTGGACGCGCCGGCCGACGCGATGCGCGAGGCACTGGACAAGGCCGTCGCCGAGGGATAG
- a CDS encoding multidrug effflux MFS transporter, producing the protein MSQTTTVDSAVAPPRGRSALALVALLGTLTAIGPLSIDMYLPAFPEIAADLHATPSQVQLSLTTLMVGMAVGQLVTGPLSDRLGRRTPVIIGMVAYALLCVACAFAPSTGALAAVRFAQGFAGGMGTVVARAVVGDLYSGKAAAKYFSRLALVFGVAPVLAPSLGTLVLTFTDWRGIFLVLAAVATLITIAVVRVLPETLPAARRSTRGLADVAETTRVLAKDRVFIGYAVAGGLAMAGLFAYLSGSSFVLQDVFGLSTAVYGVLFGVNAIGLVAASQLNGRLLDRWSPRQLLVTSLAAGAVAGAALLVAAALSSMIAVCVLLFCFLATIGMVNPNSAALALDRHRNRAGTSAALLGTVQTLIGSVAAPLVGLGGESSAVPMALVIAVCATLSLLTVLTLARARHTPA; encoded by the coding sequence GTGTCACAGACCACCACCGTCGACTCGGCCGTGGCGCCGCCGCGCGGCCGGTCCGCTCTCGCCCTGGTGGCGCTGCTCGGCACGCTCACCGCGATCGGCCCGCTGTCGATCGACATGTACCTCCCCGCGTTCCCGGAGATCGCCGCGGACCTGCACGCCACGCCGTCCCAGGTCCAGCTGTCGCTCACCACGCTGATGGTCGGCATGGCGGTCGGCCAGCTGGTCACCGGCCCGCTCAGCGACCGGCTCGGCCGCCGTACCCCGGTGATCATCGGCATGGTGGCGTACGCGCTGCTCTGCGTGGCGTGCGCGTTCGCGCCGTCGACCGGCGCGCTGGCCGCGGTGCGCTTCGCACAGGGCTTCGCCGGCGGCATGGGTACGGTCGTGGCCCGCGCCGTCGTCGGCGACCTCTACTCCGGCAAGGCCGCCGCCAAATACTTCTCCCGGCTCGCCCTGGTCTTCGGCGTGGCACCGGTGCTCGCGCCCAGCCTCGGCACGCTCGTCCTCACGTTCACCGACTGGCGCGGCATCTTCCTGGTGCTGGCCGCGGTCGCCACACTGATCACGATCGCGGTGGTCCGTGTGCTCCCGGAGACGCTGCCGGCCGCCCGCCGCAGCACCCGCGGGCTGGCCGACGTCGCCGAGACCACCCGCGTGCTGGCCAAGGACCGGGTCTTCATCGGGTACGCCGTCGCCGGCGGCCTGGCCATGGCCGGCCTCTTCGCGTACCTCTCCGGTTCGTCGTTCGTGCTCCAGGACGTGTTCGGCCTCTCCACCGCGGTCTACGGCGTGCTGTTCGGCGTGAACGCGATCGGCCTGGTCGCCGCCAGCCAGCTCAACGGCCGCCTGCTCGACCGCTGGTCCCCCCGTCAGCTGCTGGTCACGTCCCTGGCCGCCGGCGCGGTCGCGGGCGCCGCGCTGCTCGTCGCGGCCGCGCTGTCCAGCATGATCGCGGTCTGCGTCCTGCTGTTCTGCTTCTTGGCCACGATCGGCATGGTCAACCCGAACAGCGCCGCTCTGGCCCTGGACCGCCACCGCAACCGCGCCGGCACGTCCGCCGCCCTCCTCGGCACGGTCCAGACCCTGATCGGCTCCGTCGCCGCTCCCCTGGTCGGCCTCGGCGGCGAGTCCAGCGCCGTACCCATGGCCCTGGTGATCGCGGTCTGCGCCACCCTCTCCCTGCTGACCGTCCTCACCCTGGCCCGCGCCCGCCACACCCCCGCCTGA
- a CDS encoding MarR family winged helix-turn-helix transcriptional regulator: MTSADEISDTLGHLHQVLRRAAARRDADRLPDAQVEVLRLVERRPGICVRDAAEALRAAPNTVSTLVGDLADAGLIARERSPENRRQVRLTLTGAARRRIDAYQEERRALVRDALDRLGDDARNRIAAAVPDLRALAALLAGGPEGGTVRPARETGTRP, encoded by the coding sequence ATGACCTCGGCGGATGAGATCAGCGACACGCTCGGCCACCTGCACCAGGTGCTGCGCCGCGCGGCCGCCCGGCGCGACGCCGACCGGCTGCCGGACGCGCAGGTCGAAGTGCTCCGGCTGGTCGAGCGCCGGCCCGGCATCTGCGTCCGGGACGCGGCCGAGGCGCTGCGCGCGGCGCCGAACACGGTCAGCACGCTGGTCGGCGACCTCGCGGACGCCGGGCTGATCGCCCGCGAGCGCTCGCCGGAGAACCGCCGCCAGGTGCGGCTCACGCTGACCGGCGCCGCGCGCCGCCGGATCGACGCCTACCAGGAGGAACGCCGCGCGCTGGTCCGGGACGCGCTGGACCGGCTCGGCGACGACGCCCGCAACCGGATCGCGGCCGCCGTCCCCGACCTGCGCGCGCTGGCCGCGCTGCTCGCCGGTGGCCCGGAAGGTGGGACGGTACGGCCAGCACGTGAGACCGGGACGCGGCCATGA
- the aroC gene encoding chorismate synthase, which produces MLRWLTAGESHGPALVALLEGVPAGVRVTTADIGRELARRRLGYGRGARMSFEQDEIEIIGGIRHGVTLGSPVAIRVGNSEWPKWQTVMAADPVDPEELAGQARNAPLTRPRPGHADLAGMQKYGHADARPILERASARETAARVAVGTVAKAIIEQTLGIRIVSHVVELGSVAAKPGLQPRPEDFDRIDADPLRCLDPEASARMVAEVDAAKKDADTLGGIVEVLAYDVPPGLGSHVQWDRKLDARLATALMSIQAIKGVEIGDAWLQARSRGSVAHDEIAPTATGVKRLTDRAGGLEGGITTGEPLRVKAAMKPISSLNRALSTVDVATGEVATAINQRSDVCAVPAAAVVAEAMVALVLAEAATEKFGGDSADEIRRNLAGYVDHLIIR; this is translated from the coding sequence GTGTTGCGCTGGCTGACCGCAGGTGAATCCCATGGCCCCGCCCTCGTCGCTCTGCTGGAGGGGGTCCCCGCCGGTGTGCGGGTGACGACCGCCGACATCGGGCGGGAGCTGGCCCGCCGCCGTCTCGGCTACGGCCGCGGCGCCCGGATGTCGTTCGAGCAGGACGAGATCGAGATCATCGGCGGGATCCGGCACGGCGTCACGCTGGGCAGCCCGGTCGCGATCCGGGTCGGCAACTCCGAGTGGCCCAAGTGGCAGACCGTGATGGCCGCGGACCCGGTCGACCCGGAGGAGCTGGCCGGCCAGGCGCGCAACGCGCCGCTGACCCGGCCCCGGCCCGGGCACGCCGACCTGGCCGGCATGCAGAAGTACGGGCACGCCGACGCCCGGCCGATCCTGGAGCGCGCGTCCGCGCGGGAGACGGCGGCGCGCGTCGCGGTCGGCACCGTGGCCAAGGCGATCATCGAGCAGACGCTCGGCATCCGGATCGTGTCGCACGTGGTCGAGCTCGGCTCGGTCGCGGCCAAGCCCGGCCTGCAACCGCGCCCGGAGGACTTCGACCGGATCGACGCGGACCCGCTGCGCTGCCTCGACCCGGAGGCGTCCGCGCGGATGGTCGCGGAGGTGGACGCGGCGAAGAAGGACGCGGACACGCTCGGCGGCATCGTGGAGGTGCTGGCGTACGACGTACCGCCGGGCCTCGGTTCTCATGTCCAGTGGGACCGCAAGCTGGACGCGCGGCTGGCCACCGCGCTGATGTCGATCCAGGCGATCAAGGGCGTGGAGATCGGCGACGCGTGGCTGCAGGCCCGCTCGCGCGGCTCGGTCGCGCACGACGAGATCGCGCCGACCGCGACCGGCGTCAAGCGTCTCACCGACCGGGCCGGCGGCCTGGAGGGCGGCATCACCACCGGCGAGCCGCTGCGGGTGAAGGCCGCGATGAAGCCGATCTCGTCGCTGAACCGCGCGCTCTCCACGGTCGACGTGGCCACCGGCGAGGTCGCCACCGCGATCAACCAGCGCTCGGACGTCTGCGCGGTCCCGGCCGCCGCGGTCGTCGCGGAGGCGATGGTGGCGCTGGTGCTGGCCGAGGCCGCGACGGAGAAGTTCGGTGGCGACTCGGCCGACGAGATCCGCCGCAACCTGGCCGGGTACGTCGACCACCTGATCATCCGGTGA